The Vicia villosa cultivar HV-30 ecotype Madison, WI linkage group LG1, Vvil1.0, whole genome shotgun sequence genome includes a region encoding these proteins:
- the LOC131609051 gene encoding amino acid transporter AVT3B-like, which produces MGLKEEYTPLLSNAPPLSSKFKTFANIFISIVGAGVLGLPYSFKKTGWIMGLLMLFSVAFLTFYCMMLLVQTRRRLESTTGFTKINSFGDLGYATSGPFGRICVDIMIVLTQAGFCVSYLIFISTTLVHLSNNSTSSTMLSSSLGFTPNVLFIWVCFPFQLGLNAIPSLTHLAPLSIFADVVDIGAMGVVMIKDVFIFLENRPPLKTFGGLSVFLYGLGVAVYAFEGIGMVLPLESEAKEKDKFGGVLGLGMIIISLLYGTFAALGYIAFGEETQGIITTNLGQGMISGLVQLGLCVNLFFTFPMMMNPVYEVVERRLCDSKYCLWLRWLLVLMVSLVALLVPNFADFLSLVGSSFCVFLSFVFPALFHFLVFRDELGWRCLVLDGAIVVFGIVIAVSGTWSCLMDIFYPKA; this is translated from the coding sequence ATGGGGTTGAAAGAAGAATACACCCCTCTTCTTTCAAATGCACCCCCTCTCTCATCCAAATTCAAAACCTTTGCAAACATCTTCATTTCAATCGTAGGTGCTGGTGTTCTTGGTCTCCCTTATAGTTTTAAAAAAACCGGATGGATCATGGGTTTGCTTATGCTTTTCTCTGTCGCTTTTCTAACTTTCTACTGCATGATGCTCCTTGTCCAAACTCGTCGTAGACTCGAATCAACCACGGGGTTTACGAAAATCAATTCTTTTGGTGATTTAGGTTATGCAACAAGTGGCCCGTTTGGAAGAATTTGTGTTGATATCATGATTGTTCTTACGCAAGCTGGTTTTTGTGTTAGCTACCTCATTTTCATTTCAACTACTTTGGTTCATCTTTCTAATAACAGCACAAGTTCAACAATGTTATCATCTTCATTAGGTTTCACACCAAATGTTTTGTTTATTtgggtttgttttccttttcaacttGGTTTGAATGCAATTCCAAGTTTGACCCATTTGGCTCCTTTGAGTATATTTGCTGATGTGGTTGATATTGGAGCTATGGGAGTTGTGATGATTAAGGATGTTTTTATCTTTTTGGAAAATAGACCACCTTTGAAGACTTTTGGTGGTTTGTCTGTTTTTTTATATGGTTTAGGTGTGGCTGTTTATGCTTTTGAAGGAATAGGAATGGTTTTGCCTTTGGAATCAGAAGCTAAAGAAAAAGATAAGTTTGGTGGTGTTTTGGGTTTGGGAATGATAATCATTTCTTTGTTGTATGGAACTTTTGCTGCTTTAGGTTACATTGCTTTTGGTGAAGAAACTCAAGGGATTATTACTACAAATCTAGGGCAAGGAATGATAAGTGGTTTGGTGCAATTGGGACTTTGTGTTAATCTGTTTTTTACTTTTCCAATGATGATGAATCCGGTTTATGAAGTTGTGGAGAGAAGATTGTGTGATTCTAAGTATTGTTTGTGGCTTAGGTGGTTGTTGGTTTTGATGGTGAGTTTGGTGGCACTTTTGGTGCCTAATTTTGCTGATTTTTTGTCACTTGTTGGGAGTAGCTTTTGTGTTTTTCTTAGCTTTGTGTTTCCTGCCTTGTTTCACTTTTTGGTGTTTAGAGATGAATTGGGTTGGAGATGTTTGGTTTTGGATGGTGCAATTGTGGTGTTTGGGATTGTTATTGCAGTGTCAGGAACATGGTCTTGCTTAATGGATATTTTTTACCCTAAGGCTTGA